One segment of Primulina tabacum isolate GXHZ01 chromosome 6, ASM2559414v2, whole genome shotgun sequence DNA contains the following:
- the LOC142549303 gene encoding O-fucosyltransferase 13 isoform X2, with product MFVGKTLLIVTLMFFSLFLALFLFSPASQFPQESLNSSISEKAEIWTVRRIMEWRPCDWWLQGKPAALPAKTNGYLRVDCYGGLNQMRRDFCDGVGIARLLNATLVLPKFEVAAYWNESSGFGDVFDVDYFIEQMNGFVQVVKELPAELASKEPIQVDCSKRKGLFDYVETVLPSLLEHHYISITPAMSQRRDRYPQYAKAALCQVCYKALRLTSALEKKGSELLQAIPKPFLSLHLRFEPDMVAYSQCEYSGLSPSSVQSIEAARGERKTYTGEQARYWRNRGKCPLTPNETRIILQALAIPTNTSIYLAAGDGLMELESLTSVYTNVFTKSTLLSDEDFKNMHGNTKAALDYYVSISSDSYVATYFGNMDKMVAAMRAFKGLYKTLFLRRRAFAELCSKGLHGNLLMDALYKVHKDDFVMGVGSALPDCFCEFKLRG from the exons ATGTTTGTCGGAAAAACCCTACTGATCGTAACCCTGAtgtttttttctctctttctaGCCCTTTTTCTATTTTCCCCTGCTTCACAATTTCCTCAAGAATCTCTGAATTCTTCGAT ATCAGAAAAGGCAGAGATATGGACTGTACGGAGAATCATGGAATGGAGGCCTTGCGATTGGTGGTTACAAGGAAAGCCAGCTG CTCTGCCAGCTAAGACCAATGGGTATCTTCGAGTTGATTGCTATGGAGGGCTCAATCAGATGAGGCGGGAT TTTTGTGATGGTGTTGGTATTGCTCGCCTACTAAATGCAACTCTTGTTCTACCCAAATTTGAAGTAGCTGCATATTGGAATGAATCTAG TGGATTCGGAGATGTCTTTGATGTGGATTACTTCATCGAACAAATGAATGGCTTTGTTCAGGTTGTGAAAGAGTTGCCTGCAGAGCTAGCATCCAAAGAACCTATTCAAGTTGATTGTAGCAAACGAAAAGGTTTATTTGATTATGTAGAAACTGTGCTTCCTTCGCTGCTGGAGCATCATTATATTTCAATAACTCCTGCGATGAGTCAAAGAAGAGACAG ATATCCACAGTATGCAAAAGCTGCCCTTTGTCAGGTTTGTTACAAGGCTCTGCGTCTGACCAGTGCATTGGAGAAGAAAGGATCTGAGCTTTTGCAAGCTATTCCAAAGCCATTCCTTTCACTTCACCTCCGGTTTGAACCTGACATGGTAGCTTATAGTCAGTGTGAATACTCCGGTCTTTCTCCCTCTTCTGTCCAAAGTATAGAGGCTGCGCGAGGAGAGAGGAAAACATATACTGGAGAGCAAGCTCGTTATTGGAGAAACCGTGGAAAGTGTCCCCTTACACCAAATGAAACTAGGATCATCCTTCAAGCTCTTGCTATTCCTACCAATACAAGTATCTATCTGGCAGCTGGGGATGGTCTAATGGAACTCGAAAGCCTGACTTCTGTATACACAAATGTTTTTACCAAATCCACCCTTTTGAGTGACGAGGACTTCAAAAACATGCATGGAAACACAAAAGCTGCGCTGGATTATTATGTCTCTATCAGTAGTGATTCATATGTGGCTACATATTTTGGGAACATGGATAAAATGGTTGCTGCCATGCGGGCATTCAAAGGGTTGTATAAAACCCTTTTCTTACGCAGGAGGGCATTTGCAGAATTATGTTCGAAGGGGCTCCACGGGAATCTTTTGATGGATGCTCTGTACAAGGTTCACAAAGATGATTTTGTAATGGGTGTTGGATCTGCTTTACCCGATTGCTTCTGTGAATTCAAGCTTCGAG GATAG
- the LOC142549303 gene encoding O-fucosyltransferase 13 isoform X1, whose translation MFVGKTLLIVTLMFFSLFLALFLFSPASQFPQESLNSSISEKAEIWTVRRIMEWRPCDWWLQGKPAALPAKTNGYLRVDCYGGLNQMRRDFCDGVGIARLLNATLVLPKFEVAAYWNESSGFGDVFDVDYFIEQMNGFVQVVKELPAELASKEPIQVDCSKRKGLFDYVETVLPSLLEHHYISITPAMSQRRDRYPQYAKAALCQVCYKALRLTSALEKKGSELLQAIPKPFLSLHLRFEPDMVAYSQCEYSGLSPSSVQSIEAARGERKTYTGEQARYWRNRGKCPLTPNETRIILQALAIPTNTSIYLAAGDGLMELESLTSVYTNVFTKSTLLSDEDFKNMHGNTKAALDYYVSISSDSYVATYFGNMDKMVAAMRAFKGLYKTLFLRRRAFAELCSKGLHGNLLMDALYKVHKDDFVMGVGSALPDCFCEFKLRESWIR comes from the exons ATGTTTGTCGGAAAAACCCTACTGATCGTAACCCTGAtgtttttttctctctttctaGCCCTTTTTCTATTTTCCCCTGCTTCACAATTTCCTCAAGAATCTCTGAATTCTTCGAT ATCAGAAAAGGCAGAGATATGGACTGTACGGAGAATCATGGAATGGAGGCCTTGCGATTGGTGGTTACAAGGAAAGCCAGCTG CTCTGCCAGCTAAGACCAATGGGTATCTTCGAGTTGATTGCTATGGAGGGCTCAATCAGATGAGGCGGGAT TTTTGTGATGGTGTTGGTATTGCTCGCCTACTAAATGCAACTCTTGTTCTACCCAAATTTGAAGTAGCTGCATATTGGAATGAATCTAG TGGATTCGGAGATGTCTTTGATGTGGATTACTTCATCGAACAAATGAATGGCTTTGTTCAGGTTGTGAAAGAGTTGCCTGCAGAGCTAGCATCCAAAGAACCTATTCAAGTTGATTGTAGCAAACGAAAAGGTTTATTTGATTATGTAGAAACTGTGCTTCCTTCGCTGCTGGAGCATCATTATATTTCAATAACTCCTGCGATGAGTCAAAGAAGAGACAG ATATCCACAGTATGCAAAAGCTGCCCTTTGTCAGGTTTGTTACAAGGCTCTGCGTCTGACCAGTGCATTGGAGAAGAAAGGATCTGAGCTTTTGCAAGCTATTCCAAAGCCATTCCTTTCACTTCACCTCCGGTTTGAACCTGACATGGTAGCTTATAGTCAGTGTGAATACTCCGGTCTTTCTCCCTCTTCTGTCCAAAGTATAGAGGCTGCGCGAGGAGAGAGGAAAACATATACTGGAGAGCAAGCTCGTTATTGGAGAAACCGTGGAAAGTGTCCCCTTACACCAAATGAAACTAGGATCATCCTTCAAGCTCTTGCTATTCCTACCAATACAAGTATCTATCTGGCAGCTGGGGATGGTCTAATGGAACTCGAAAGCCTGACTTCTGTATACACAAATGTTTTTACCAAATCCACCCTTTTGAGTGACGAGGACTTCAAAAACATGCATGGAAACACAAAAGCTGCGCTGGATTATTATGTCTCTATCAGTAGTGATTCATATGTGGCTACATATTTTGGGAACATGGATAAAATGGTTGCTGCCATGCGGGCATTCAAAGGGTTGTATAAAACCCTTTTCTTACGCAGGAGGGCATTTGCAGAATTATGTTCGAAGGGGCTCCACGGGAATCTTTTGATGGATGCTCTGTACAAGGTTCACAAAGATGATTTTGTAATGGGTGTTGGATCTGCTTTACCCGATTGCTTCTGTGAATTCAAGCTTCGAG AGAGCTGGATTCGATGA
- the LOC142549303 gene encoding O-fucosyltransferase 13 isoform X3 encodes MRRDFCDGVGIARLLNATLVLPKFEVAAYWNESSGFGDVFDVDYFIEQMNGFVQVVKELPAELASKEPIQVDCSKRKGLFDYVETVLPSLLEHHYISITPAMSQRRDRYPQYAKAALCQVCYKALRLTSALEKKGSELLQAIPKPFLSLHLRFEPDMVAYSQCEYSGLSPSSVQSIEAARGERKTYTGEQARYWRNRGKCPLTPNETRIILQALAIPTNTSIYLAAGDGLMELESLTSVYTNVFTKSTLLSDEDFKNMHGNTKAALDYYVSISSDSYVATYFGNMDKMVAAMRAFKGLYKTLFLRRRAFAELCSKGLHGNLLMDALYKVHKDDFVMGVGSALPDCFCEFKLRESWIR; translated from the exons ATGAGGCGGGAT TTTTGTGATGGTGTTGGTATTGCTCGCCTACTAAATGCAACTCTTGTTCTACCCAAATTTGAAGTAGCTGCATATTGGAATGAATCTAG TGGATTCGGAGATGTCTTTGATGTGGATTACTTCATCGAACAAATGAATGGCTTTGTTCAGGTTGTGAAAGAGTTGCCTGCAGAGCTAGCATCCAAAGAACCTATTCAAGTTGATTGTAGCAAACGAAAAGGTTTATTTGATTATGTAGAAACTGTGCTTCCTTCGCTGCTGGAGCATCATTATATTTCAATAACTCCTGCGATGAGTCAAAGAAGAGACAG ATATCCACAGTATGCAAAAGCTGCCCTTTGTCAGGTTTGTTACAAGGCTCTGCGTCTGACCAGTGCATTGGAGAAGAAAGGATCTGAGCTTTTGCAAGCTATTCCAAAGCCATTCCTTTCACTTCACCTCCGGTTTGAACCTGACATGGTAGCTTATAGTCAGTGTGAATACTCCGGTCTTTCTCCCTCTTCTGTCCAAAGTATAGAGGCTGCGCGAGGAGAGAGGAAAACATATACTGGAGAGCAAGCTCGTTATTGGAGAAACCGTGGAAAGTGTCCCCTTACACCAAATGAAACTAGGATCATCCTTCAAGCTCTTGCTATTCCTACCAATACAAGTATCTATCTGGCAGCTGGGGATGGTCTAATGGAACTCGAAAGCCTGACTTCTGTATACACAAATGTTTTTACCAAATCCACCCTTTTGAGTGACGAGGACTTCAAAAACATGCATGGAAACACAAAAGCTGCGCTGGATTATTATGTCTCTATCAGTAGTGATTCATATGTGGCTACATATTTTGGGAACATGGATAAAATGGTTGCTGCCATGCGGGCATTCAAAGGGTTGTATAAAACCCTTTTCTTACGCAGGAGGGCATTTGCAGAATTATGTTCGAAGGGGCTCCACGGGAATCTTTTGATGGATGCTCTGTACAAGGTTCACAAAGATGATTTTGTAATGGGTGTTGGATCTGCTTTACCCGATTGCTTCTGTGAATTCAAGCTTCGAG AGAGCTGGATTCGATGA
- the LOC142549305 gene encoding uncharacterized protein At2g34160-like: MIMIKTLAFPKLAAKFNQEECDYIHLRTIERNLAEHTRRESSIIIHCHMEGITEGVNKMKIADFQKKNRIQVSNTKKPLFFYVNLTKRYLQQHDEVELSALGMAISTVVSIAEILKNNGFVTEKKIMTSTVEIKDDGSRGRPIQKAKIEIVLGKTANFDELMAAAVRDGGENGNGED, from the exons ATGATCATGATAAAAACCCTAGCTTTCCCAAAACTAGCCGCCAAATTCAACCAGGAAGAGTGTGATTACATTCATTTACGTACAATCGAGCGCAATCTTGCAGAGCATACACGCCGAGAATCTTCGATTATAATCCACTGCCATATGGAGGGAATAACAGAAGGAGTGAACAAGATGAAAATAGCCGATTTTCAAAAGAAGAACCGGATTCAAGTCTCCAATACCAAGAAACCTCTTTTCTTTTACGTTAATCTCACCAAG AGATACTTGCAACAGCACGATGAAGTGGAGCTTTCGGCACTTGGCATGG CAATTTCAACAGTTGTTTCCATAGCTGAAATTCTGAAGAATAATGGATTTGTCACTGAAAAGA AAATCATGACATCCACTGTGGAGATAAAGGATGATGGTTCAAGGGGGCGGCCCATTCAAAAAGCCAAG ATTGAAATAGTGCTTGGTAAAACTGCAAATTTCGATGAATTAATGGCTGCTGCTGTGCGAGATGGGGGCGAGAATGGAAATGGTGAAGATTAG
- the LOC142548165 gene encoding glyoxylase I 4-like has protein sequence MKGNNGNPLQLSSLNHISLVCRSVEESTDFYHNVLGFVPVRRPGSLNFDGAWLFGHGIGIHLLQSEDPENMPKKTVINPKDNHISFQCESMGVVEKKLADMGLDWVRQRVEEGGIYVDQLFFHDPDGFMVEICNCDNIPMVPLAEDIVRSCSRLNVQQQQIQVPVVQP, from the exons atgaAGGGCAATAATGGGAATCCGCTGCAACTCTCGTCTTTGAATCACATCTCGCTTGTTTGCAGATCAGTGGAAGAATCCACTGATTTCTACCACAATGTTCTTGGCTTCGTTCCTGTTAGGAGGCCTGGTTCTTTGAATTTTGACGGGGCCTG GTTATTTGGACATGGGATTGGGATTCATTTGCTACAATCTGAAGATCCGGAGAATATGCCGAAGAAAACTGTCATTAATCCCAAGGATAATCACATTTCCTTCCAG TGCGAGAGCATGGGGGTGGTGGAGAAGAAGCTGGCGGACATGGGGCTTGATTGGGTGCGGCAGAGAGTAGAGGAAGGTGGGATATACGTTGATCAGTTGTTTTTCCACGACCCGGATGGATTCATGGTGGAGATATGCAACTGTGATAATATTCCAATGGTACCTTTGGCTGAGGATATTGTACGCTCTTGCTCCAGATTGAATGTTCAGCAGCAGCAGATCCAAGTCCCTGTCGTACAACCTTGA
- the LOC142549306 gene encoding peptide deformylase 1A, chloroplastic-like has translation MVPRRSHSSRLGTAVQTGWFLGLGDKKNVPPDIVKAGDPVLHEPAQEVRTEEIKSERIQKIVDDMVMVMRKALGVGLAAPQIGIPLRIIVLEDTKEYIGYAPKEETKKQDRSPFDLLVVINPKLEKKSNKTALFFEGCLSVDGFGAVVNRHLEVEVTGYDRDGQQIKVNASGWQARIFQHEFDHLDGTLYVDRMEPRTFRTVENLDLPLANGCPELGVC, from the exons ATGGTACCGAGGAGAAGTCACAGCTCCCGCTTGGGGACGGCAGTCCAAACCGGTTGGTTTCTCGGTTTAGGTGATAAAAAGAATGTCCCGCCGGATATCGTGAAAGCTGGAGATCCGGTTCTTCACGAACCTGCACAGGAGGTCCGAACCGAAGAAATCAAGTCGGAGCGGATTCAGAAGATTGTGGATGATATGGTGATGGTCATGAGAAAAGCGCTTGGAGTTGGGCTTGCTGCTCCTCAGATTGGCATCCCGTTGAGG ATAATTGTTTTGGAAGACACAAAGGAATACATTGGGTATGCTCCTAAGGAAGAGACAAAAAAGCAAGACCGGAGTCCTTTTGATCTTCTG GTTGTGATAAACCCAAAACTTGAAAAGAAGAGTAACAAAACAGCCTTATTTTTTGAAGGGTGTTTGAG CGTCGATGGTTTCGGAGCAGTTGTGAATAGACATTTAGAGGTTGAAGTTACAGGCTATGATCGAGATGGGCAACAAATCAAAGTCAATGCTTCAGGTTGGCAGGCTCGAATTTTTCAGCACGAATTTGATCATCTAGACGGGACATTATATGTTGACCGGATGGAGCCGAGAACGTTCAGGACGGTCGAGAATTTGGATTTACCACTTGCTAACGGGTGCCCCGAACTGGGCGTTTGCTAA
- the LOC142549307 gene encoding PTI1-like tyrosine-protein kinase At3g15890: protein MALCSMFCCVKGSNRKSQGIKESSWRIFSLKELQLATNNFNYDNKLGEGGFGSVYWGQLWDASQIAVKRLKSWNDKAESEFYVEIEIFGLVRHKNLLSLRGYCSEGQERIIVCDYMTNLSLASHLHGQHSAEFLLDWKRRMDIAVGVAEGIAHLHHYATPHIIHGNIKASNVLLDDDFKARVSEFGFAKLMPDGAISAKGALGYLAPEYVSTGKASAACDVYSFGVLLLELATGKKPLVKLSSTDSLTIVDWVLPLARERKFNELVDQDLGGKYVEEEWKRVLFVGLFCAHNRIEKRPTMLDVVELLKGEKEKVAALENDEMFQSMSDTEESSEFVV from the exons ATGGCTTTGTGCTCGATGTTCTGTTGTGTCAAGGGTTCAAACAG GAAAAGCCAAGGAATAAAGGAGTCATCATGGAGGATTTTTTCTTTGAAGGAGTTACAGTTGGCTACAAATAATTTTAACTACGATAACAAGCTTGGAGAAGGTGGATTTGGCAGTGTTTATTGGGGTCAGCTATGGGATGCTTCTCAA ATAGCTGTGAAAAGATTGAAGTCTTGGAATGACAAAGCCGAGAGTGAATTTTATGTTGAAATCGAGATATTCGGTCTAGTAAGGCACAAGAATTTGCTGAGTTTACGTGGTTATTGTTCAGAAGGGCAAGAACGTATCATTGTGTGCGATTACATGACCAATCTGAGCTTGGCCTCTCATCTTCACGGCCAACATTCTGCCGAATTTCTTCTTGACTGGAAAAGACGGATGGACATTGCTGTTGGTGTGGCCGAGGGCATTGC CCATCTACACCATTATGCCACTCCACATATAATCCACGGCAACATTAAAGCTAGTAATGTATTGCTAGACGACGATTTTAAAGCTAGAGTTTCCGAATTTGGATTTGCTAAATTAATGCCAGATGGTGCCATAAGTGCTAAGGGTGCTCTCGGATACCTTGCCCCTGAATATGTATCGACAGGGAAGGCATCAGCAGCCTGTGATGTTTATAGTTTCGGTGTTCTTCTACTCGAGCTCGCTACTGGCAAGAAGCCATTGGTGAAGCTTAGTTCAACAGATTCTCTTACGATCGTAGATTGGGTGTTGCCTCTGGCCCGCGAAAGAAAATTTAATGAACTTGTCGACCAAGATCTAGGTGGAAAATATGTGGAAGAGGAATGGAAACGAGTTTTGTTTGTTGGACTCTTTTGTGCTCATAATCGAATTGAGAAGAGGCCGACAATGCTTGACGTGGTGGAACTGTTGAAAGGAGAAAAAGAGAAGGTTGCAGCTCTTGAAAATGATGAAATGTTCCAAAGCATGTCTGATACGGAAGAGAGCTCGGAATTTGTTGTCTGA